A single genomic interval of Lacrimispora sphenoides JCM 1415 harbors:
- a CDS encoding LacI family DNA-binding transcriptional regulator — translation MLTIHEVAELAGVSKSTVSRVLNNNGYVNEETRRRIEKIIQEHQYKPSAAAVSLSKQIGSTIGVVIPEIDNSFFGEVLKGINEVADQNGFSIIYCDTQNNGDKELKALSALEQQRVRGVIITPAMGYGDRESVDKLKNALAKLDVPVVIVDRDFDYSQWDTIYFQNYESGYIATESMIKAGNTKIGIIQGDMQLKIARERFRGYQDAMAANGLEIPEQYVLKGDFTIDTAYALTKSMIDSKELPEGMVTCNNRTSIGFIKAMIESGITIGSDIAVVGIDNVPMLDVLGFPFSCVSRDTIEMGRMSMKLLMERMNKPDVQRSIWVAPCRLELNGSEKTNR, via the coding sequence ATGCTGACAATTCATGAAGTGGCAGAACTGGCAGGTGTTTCGAAATCAACTGTATCCAGAGTTTTGAATAATAATGGCTATGTAAATGAGGAGACCAGGCGCAGGATTGAGAAAATCATACAGGAACATCAATATAAGCCATCTGCAGCAGCAGTCAGCCTTTCCAAACAAATCGGGAGCACAATCGGTGTGGTTATCCCTGAGATCGACAATTCATTTTTTGGAGAAGTCTTAAAGGGAATTAATGAAGTAGCGGATCAGAATGGTTTTTCTATCATCTACTGTGACACGCAAAATAATGGGGATAAAGAATTAAAGGCGTTATCAGCCTTAGAACAGCAGAGGGTCCGGGGAGTTATTATTACACCGGCCATGGGCTACGGCGATAGAGAGTCTGTGGATAAATTAAAGAATGCTTTGGCGAAGCTGGATGTACCAGTGGTAATTGTAGACAGGGATTTTGATTATTCTCAGTGGGATACCATCTATTTTCAAAATTACGAGAGCGGTTATATTGCAACGGAAAGCATGATTAAGGCTGGGAATACCAAAATCGGCATTATCCAGGGTGATATGCAGCTTAAAATAGCGAGAGAGAGGTTTCGGGGATATCAGGATGCCATGGCGGCAAATGGACTGGAGATTCCGGAGCAGTATGTGCTGAAGGGGGATTTTACCATAGATACGGCATATGCACTTACCAAAAGCATGATAGACAGCAAAGAACTTCCTGAAGGCATGGTTACTTGCAATAACCGTACCAGTATAGGTTTTATTAAAGCTATGATAGAGAGCGGTATTACCATTGGGAGTGATATTGCAGTAGTAGGAATTGATAATGTTCCCATGCTGGACGTGCTGGGTTTTCCATTCAGCTGCGTATCCAGGGATACGATCGAGATGGGGCGCATGAGTATGAAGCTTCTTATGGAACGGATGAATAAGCCGGATGTACAAAGAAGCATCTGGGTGGCCCCCTGCAGGCTTGAGCTGAACGGCTCAGAAAAAACAAACCGATAA
- a CDS encoding sensor histidine kinase: protein MQEASGYRKFRQKMLWQLIIMAVISFSVIVVIYMMVWKGKVGNLLVKFFQRFLHMTQEEAFTAYHYVFRYNFGLFFLGAALIVFFLLLFIFIQRFTRYFDIINHGIDALVSEQDEFIQLVPEMAAIEEKLNTVRKTLADRAYRAQEAEQRKSDLIMYLAHDIRTPLTSVIGYLSLLDEAPDMPLEQRAKYVHITLEKAYRLENLVNEFFEITRYNSQQIKLEKQVVDLYYMLVQMADEFYPVLATKGNTIAVHADENLTAYGDPTQLARVFNNILKNAVAYSNPHSEISISAGEWDHKVVITFRNQGTTIPGEELSSIFEKFYRLDKARASNTGGAGLGLAIAKEIITMHEGTIMADSKDGITAFTVSLPVTN from the coding sequence ATGCAGGAAGCATCTGGATACAGAAAGTTCAGGCAAAAGATGCTTTGGCAGCTGATAATTATGGCAGTTATATCATTTTCCGTGATTGTAGTCATCTATATGATGGTTTGGAAAGGCAAAGTAGGCAACCTTCTGGTAAAGTTTTTCCAAAGGTTCCTGCACATGACGCAAGAAGAAGCATTTACCGCTTATCACTATGTGTTCCGCTATAATTTTGGACTCTTTTTCCTTGGTGCTGCGCTTATCGTATTTTTTCTGTTATTGTTCATTTTTATCCAGCGGTTCACCCGGTATTTCGATATAATCAATCATGGGATTGATGCTCTGGTATCAGAACAGGATGAGTTCATTCAACTCGTTCCTGAAATGGCCGCCATTGAGGAGAAGCTGAACACTGTCCGCAAGACTTTGGCTGACCGTGCTTACCGTGCCCAGGAAGCAGAGCAGAGGAAAAGCGACCTCATCATGTATCTGGCTCATGATATACGGACGCCGCTCACTTCTGTGATTGGTTATCTAAGCCTGTTGGACGAGGCTCCGGACATGCCGTTGGAGCAAAGGGCAAAATATGTCCATATTACATTGGAGAAAGCATACCGGCTGGAAAATCTGGTAAATGAGTTCTTTGAGATCACCCGCTATAACTCGCAGCAGATCAAGCTTGAAAAACAAGTAGTTGATTTATACTATATGCTGGTTCAAATGGCGGACGAATTTTATCCGGTTCTCGCCACTAAGGGAAATACCATTGCGGTCCACGCGGATGAAAACCTGACCGCTTATGGAGATCCCACACAGCTGGCCCGTGTATTCAATAATATTCTGAAAAACGCGGTGGCTTACAGCAATCCCCATTCGGAAATCTCCATTTCCGCGGGAGAATGGGATCATAAGGTGGTGATTACGTTTCGAAATCAGGGAACGACGATCCCCGGGGAAGAATTATCCTCTATTTTCGAGAAATTCTACCGGCTGGACAAAGCCCGCGCTTCCAATACAGGTGGAGCTGGCTTGGGATTGGCCATTGCAAAGGAAATCATAACCATGCACGAAGGAACGATAATGGCGGATAGCAAAGATGGTATTACGGCCTTTACGGTATCTCTTCCGGTTACGAATTAG
- the vanR gene encoding VanR-ABDEGLN family response regulator transcription factor produces the protein MQEKILVVDDEHEISDLVELYLQNENYSVFKFYTAKEALACIETTELDIAILDIMLPDMSGFTLCQKIREKHAYPIIMLTAKDQEIDKITGLTLGADDYITKPFRPLELVARVKAQLRRYKKYNSAQANTTEESIIVHSGLVLNSSTHECLLNEKPLDLTPTEFYILRILLERKGKVVSAEELFREIWKDEYYTKSNNTITVHIRHLREKMGDTVENPQYIKTIWGVGYKIEL, from the coding sequence ATGCAGGAAAAAATACTTGTCGTAGATGACGAGCACGAGATTTCAGATTTGGTAGAACTCTATTTACAAAATGAAAATTATTCGGTATTTAAGTTTTATACGGCAAAAGAGGCTCTTGCTTGCATTGAGACTACGGAGCTTGATATTGCAATTTTGGACATCATGCTGCCGGATATGAGCGGTTTTACACTCTGCCAGAAGATTAGGGAGAAGCATGCTTACCCTATCATCATGCTGACAGCCAAGGACCAGGAGATTGATAAGATTACCGGGCTCACCCTGGGAGCCGATGATTATATTACTAAACCATTTCGTCCGTTGGAGCTGGTAGCTCGGGTAAAGGCACAGCTTCGGCGTTATAAAAAGTATAATTCAGCTCAGGCAAATACCACCGAAGAAAGTATCATCGTGCATTCCGGTTTGGTGTTGAATAGCAGCACCCATGAATGCCTTTTGAATGAAAAACCACTGGATCTTACGCCCACCGAGTTTTACATTCTTCGTATTCTCTTAGAACGAAAAGGAAAAGTGGTCAGCGCGGAAGAACTTTTCCGCGAAATCTGGAAAGACGAGTATTATACGAAAAGCAATAACACCATTACCGTCCATATCCGCCATTTACGGGAAAAAATGGGGGATACTGTAGAGAATCCGCAATATATTAAGACAATCTGGGGAGTGGGGTATAAAATTGAACTATAA
- a CDS encoding M15 family metallopeptidase encodes MILRLISVAAVIGLLWYCINGLNLKEVSPEPILSVGTGSFNVRSSDSEKSDTDETSWSLILVNRWKAIPEDYDVDLTELSNGQTVDTRIYPALQKLFDAARSDGVYPVVVSGYRTAEKQKSLMDEKIAAYKAEGYSASQAKAEAETWVAIPGTSEHQLGIAVDINADGVQSSGSEVYKWLNQNGYRYGFILRYPPDKTEITGVSNEPWHYRYVGIKAATDMQDQNLCLEEYLREKN; translated from the coding sequence ATGATATTGCGGTTGATCTCAGTGGCAGCGGTCATCGGCCTGCTCTGGTACTGCATCAATGGTTTGAACTTGAAAGAAGTTTCGCCTGAACCCATATTATCCGTTGGGACAGGCAGTTTCAACGTTCGTTCATCCGACTCCGAAAAAAGTGATACCGATGAGACTTCGTGGAGCCTTATTTTAGTCAACCGCTGGAAGGCGATTCCGGAGGATTACGACGTAGATTTGACCGAATTATCGAATGGACAAACTGTTGATACACGGATATACCCAGCACTTCAGAAACTGTTTGATGCAGCAAGGTCTGACGGTGTTTATCCCGTGGTCGTTTCAGGATACCGAACGGCTGAGAAACAGAAGAGCCTGATGGATGAAAAAATTGCCGCATATAAAGCGGAAGGATATTCCGCTTCCCAGGCAAAAGCCGAAGCAGAAACATGGGTCGCCATTCCCGGTACAAGCGAACATCAATTGGGAATTGCAGTGGATATCAACGCGGATGGGGTTCAATCAAGCGGAAGTGAAGTTTATAAATGGCTGAATCAAAACGGTTACCGTTATGGATTTATCCTCCGCTATCCGCCGGATAAAACAGAAATCACTGGTGTCAGCAATGAGCCGTGGCACTATCGCTATGTAGGAATTAAGGCTGCCACCGATATGCAGGATCAAAACCTCTGCCTTGAGGAATATTTGAGAGAAAAAAATTGA